In the Terriglobus sp. RCC_193 genome, ACACTGGATTGGACGGCGCGAAGCTGGTTGCTGAGCAGATGCGTATTGCTGTTGAGGAGATGAACAAACCACATGAAGATCATCCCCTGCAACATGTCACGATGAGCTTCGGCGTTGCATCCATTGATCCTGCTCTTCCATCCCCGCGGGCGCCACTCCATGGGAGACGTTAGTGAAGCAGGCCGATCAAGCTCTCTACGAAGCCAAATCCAGTGGCCGTAATTGCGTTCGTTAGAAACAAATCGCTTCCGCTGAAAACACCTATTGAAGAATCGTGCGGCAATGACGCGCCATCTGTAGCTCTTCCTGGGCGGGCACAATGGCAATGCGATCCGGCGTTAGTCCCAGAAAGGACAGGCCATCACAAATGGTATTGCGCACATCGTCGCTGTGTTCGCCGATGCCTCCAGTAAAGATCAACAGGTCAATGCCTCTCATCAGCGCGGCATAGGCTCCAATGGTTTTGCGAACACTTGTACAGAATGCGTCGATGGCAAGTGCAGCGCCAGTATCCCCTGCAGCGCGTCGCTGTAGTAGAGCACGCATATCACTTTCGCCATTGCTGTATCCCGCGAGTCCGCTACGCCGGTTCACCAGTGACTCCAGTGCGTCAGCGTCCAGTGCTTCCTTGCGCATCAGGTAAAGAAGAACGCCCGGATCCAGATCGCCCGTGCGTGTTCCCATCACAACACCGCCGGTTGGCGTGAGGCCCATGCTGGTATCAATCGACTGGCCGCGAAAGACCGCAGTCACGCTGCTGCCATTTCCAAGATGCGCCATCACCGTGCGTTCCGGCAGACCGCTGCCAAGATGATGCACGATGGATTCGTACGAAAGGCCATGAAAGCCATAACGCATTACACCCTCTTCAAAGTAATGCGAGGGCAAGGGCAAATGTGCTGCCACCGGCGGCATCGTGCGGTGGAACGCCGTGTCAAAACACGCGATATGAATTGCGCTGGAAAATATCTCCTGCGACTGTCGTACAAGCTGCAACGCGGATGGGATGTGCAGCGGCGCCAAATGAATGGCTGCGTCCAGTGTCTGCAAAAGCTGCGGTGTGATGCGTTGATGCTCTCGCAGGTGCGGCCCACCGTGAACAATACGATGGCCAACGGCAATGGTGTCTTCGTGCAGATAGTCCTGCAAAGAAGCTGCTATCGCCTGTAACGCTTCCGGTTGTGATTCGTGAATAGCCTCACGCTGCAGCAATGTTGTTCCATCGGCAGACTGAATGTGCAGAGTGCCATCGCTGCGACCAATTCCCTGAGCACTACCGGACAACAGCAGTTCCTCATCGCTTCCTGAATTGGAGAAAACTCCAAACTTCAGCGATGAAGAGCCGCTATTCAGCGTGAGGATAGCGTTGTGCGATGCATTCATCGCATTAACCCGGCCATGTCCAATTACGAATCTCTTCGCGGTCGATGCCTTCCGCGTAGGCATAGTTCTTGTGTTCAATAATCTCGTTCTTGAGCCAGTCTTTCAGGTGCGCCGCGGTATCGCGGAAACGCGGCACTCGATCAATCACGTCAATCGCAAGGTTGAAACGATCGATCTGATTGATGATGGCCAGTTCCAGCGGTGTATTGATATTTCCCTTTTCCTTGTAGCCGCGGACATGGATGTTCTCGTGATTCGTTCGACGATATGCAAGTTTATGAATCAGCGACGCGTAGCTGTGAAACGCGAAGATCACTGGCTTGCTGTGCGTAAACAGTGAGTCGAAGTCACGGTCCGTCAAGCCATGTGGATGTTCCGTATGAGGCGTAAGCCGAAACAGATCGACCACATTTACAAAGCGCAACTTCAGGTCTGGCAGTTTTTCTTTCAGGATTGCCGCGGCAGCAAGTGCCTCCATAGTGGGCACATCTCCGGCACATGCCAGCACCACGTCGGGCTCCTGTCCATTGTCAGTGCTGGCCCAATCCCAGATACCAATGCCTTTGGTGCAATGCTTCACCGCATCATCCATGGTGAGGTACGTGAGATGCGGCTGTTTATCTGCGACGATAACGTTGAAATAGTCCACTGACTTCAGGCAATGATTCGCCACGCTCAAGAGGCAGTTCGCGTCCGGTGGCAGGTAGATGCGGACTACATCCGCGCTCTTGTTAGTCACAATGTCCAGAAACCCCGGGTCCTGGTGTGTGAAACCATTGTGATCCTGACGCCATACCAGCGATGTAATCAGCAGATTGATCGAAGGGATAGGTGCTCGCCAGCTTAATTCCTTCTTGGACTTCTCCAACCACTTCGCGTGCTGGTTAAACATGGAGTCGATGACGTGGACGAATGCTTCATAGGTCGAGAAGAAGCCATGTCTTCCGGTCAGCACATATCCCTCAAACCAGCCTTCCAGCGTATGTTCGCTGAGCATCTCCATGACACGCCCATCGAGAGCAATCTCCGTACCATCAGCGTCTTCCGGTTTGTACTCCGCCACCCATGTTTTCTCAGAAGCGGCGTAGATGCCATCGAGCTTGTTCGAAGCCGTTTCATCCGGGCCAAAGACACGAAACGTCTTCATGTTCTGCTTCATCACATCGCGCAGAAACTTTGCCAATGTGGCTGTGGGTGAGATGTACTCTGCCGCTGGCTTTTTCACCTCCACGGCATAGTTGCAGAAGTTGGGAAGATTCAAAGGCTGGCGTATCAAGCCGCCATTCGCATGCCGATTTGCGCTGATGCGGCGATCACCTTCAGGTGTGGTGGCACGCAGATCTGCACGCAGGCGTCCTGTTTCATCAAACAACGCTTCTGGCTTGTAACTGCGGAGCCAGTCTTCCACTTGCGTCAGGCTCTTCGGATTGGTCACAGGGTCAAGAATAGGGACCTGATGAGCACGCCAGAAGTCCTCCACCTTGTGGCCGTTGACTTCCTTCGGGCCCGTCCATCCTTTTGGCGAACGCAGCACGATCATGGGCCAGCGAGGACGTTCAAATGTTCCAGCGGCACGAGCTGCATCTTGAATCGCACGAATCTCCAGAACGCTCTTCTCCAGCGTGGCGGCCATCTCCTGATGCATCGTCTCCGGATCGGAACCTTCAACAAAATAGGGCTTGTATCCCAATCCCAGGAACAGCCACTCCAACTCCTCATGCGGAATGCGTGCAAGGATGGTGGGATTTGCAATCTTGTATCCGTTGAGATGAAGAATCGGCAGCACAGCGCCATCACGAATCGGATTCAGAAATTTGTTTGAATGCCATGACGTTGCTAACGGTCCCGTTTCTGCTTCACCATCACCGACAACACACGTAACGATCAATTCAGGATTATCAAACGCCGCGCCATAAGCGTGCGACAGGCTGTATCCCAGTTCTCCTCCTTCATGGATGGACCCCGGCGTCTCAGGCGTGCAATGGCTACCGATGCCCCCGGGGAAAGAGAACTTCTGGAAGAACAATTTCATTCCAGCATCGTCCAGAGTGCGATCGGGATAAATCTCGGAGTAGTGCCCTTCCAGATAGCTATTGGCCAGGGTCGAGGGCGCGCCATGCCCAGGTCCAGAGACGAACATCACATCCAGGTCATACTTGCGAATCAACCGGTTCAGGTGGACCCAGACGAAGGACTGTCCGGGGGCTGAGCCCCAGTGGCCCAGCAGCCGATTCTTAATATGTGCCGGCTTAAGCGGTTCGCGCAGCAAGGGATTGTCACGCAGATAAATCATGCCTGCGGAAAGATAGTTGCAGGCCAGCCAATAGGCATGGATCTTCTTAAGTTCATCCTGTTCAAGGGGAGTGCTGCTGGGGGTGGTACCGGACATTCGAAACTCCTTTACAGAAAAGGGACCGTTTACGAAGGGCGAAAATGCTTTACCGCCAGAACCATACACGGACCTGCCGATCCGTTGCTAACAGCATACGTTCCCCTGTGCGATTGCGCAGTGAACGATATGCGATTGGCAAGTTTGTTGGATGCAAGAACTGAAGCCCCTCATCGGGGCTTCAGTTGTGTTTATTGAATTTTTATTTCGTATGTTTGATTTTTCTTTACCGGAAGCACACCCGCCGTCACAGCAATTTTCCTACCCTGACTTATGACGTCTGCAACAGCGGTACCTGTAGGTAATAACAGGTGCAAATTCGTATCACCATCTGCATGGATGCTCATGGCAGTAATTCTGCCGTTGCTCCAACGCATGTTCACGCTGGCACCACCGCGTACACGTAAACCCGTGACCGCACCAGAACTCCACTGCCTTGGCAATGCTGGAAGCAACTCCAGTTCTACTCCATCTTCGCCCCATCGTGATTGCAGAATCGCTTCGAGCATCCCGTTGGCTGCACCGAGATTGCCGTCAATCTGGAAGACTCCTGGAGGATGCGTGTCCATCAGATTCGGAAAGGTCGATTGCCGGAACAATACCTGCAGGCTTTCATACGCCTTCTCGCCTTCATGCAGATGGTCCCAGTAGTTGACTACCCATGCGCGCGACCATCCGGTCTGGCCGCCACCATTTGCAAGTCGGCGCTCCAGTGTGATGCGTGCTGCTTTTGCAAGCTCCGGTGTGTGTGCCAGAGAAATCTGCGTTCCCGGAAACAGAGCCCACAGGTGCGAGATGTGTCTGTGCCCCGGAGCATCTTCGGTGTAATCGAGGGGCCACTCCTGTAACTGCCCCAGCTTGCCCACCTGGAACGGCAACAGCTTCGCTCTGGCGTCCTCCACCTGTTTTAGAAATGCAGGATCTTCGTGCAGCAGACGGCCGCTATCCAACGTACGTGTGAACAGTTCGCGGACAATCTCCATGTCCATGGTTGGCCCCATGGTCAGTGAATGCGATTTCCCATCCGGCAGCTTGTATTTGTTCTCCGGTGAAAGCGACGGTCCTGTTACTAGATGCCCGGAACCATCATCGGTCAGATAATCCAGATAGAACTGCGAAGCATCATGCAGGATGGGCCATGCACGCTGCTTAAGAAACGTATTGTCCAGCGTGAAGGCATAGTGTTCCCACGCATGCAGTGCCAGCCACGCACCGCCCATAGGCCAGATACCGTACTGGTATCCGTCGATCGGCTCTGCATCGCCCCATAGATCGGTGTTGTGATGAATCACAAACCCGCGCGCGCCGTAATACTTCTGCGCCACCTGCATACCAGTGCCGCTGGAGGGCGTGCGCACCATGTCGATGAGGTTGATCAACGGCAAGGTCGTATCCGACAGACCTGCGGGCTCGGCCAGCCAGTAATTCATCTCGGTATTCACGTTGATGGTGTACTTCGAACCCCACGGATTGTTGACACCCGCGGCCCAAAGCCCCTGCAGGTTTGCAGGAAGGCCATCCGGGCGCGACGAACTGATCAACAGATAGCGGCCAAACTGAAAGTAAAGCTGCTGTAGTCCAAGATCGTCTGCACCCGCACTGACACGCTTTACGCGTTCGTCCGTTGGAAGTGATGAGGTTGTCGGATCACCCGAACCCAACTGTAGCGACATGCGCCGGTAGACCGGTTGATACACCGCCTGCTGCGCTCCGAACATGCCAAGGAAGGTCAGTCCGTTTGCTTTGCGGAATGCCTGCTGGCATTGCTCTTCCGGATCTCCGCCTGCAAACGGGCCACCTTTGAAGTCCGTTGCTGCGGCGATGAGCACGGTTACTGCGTTCGCACCTGATACGACAATCTGCTTGCCGTCAGCTTTGGCCGAGCCACCAACGGTTATGAACTTCGCTTCACCGGCAAAGTGGATCTGGCCGTCGTGTTTTGTGCCTTCACGCAGAACCAGCGTGTCATTGCCCTGCGTACGGACGTCGAAGTCCGCAGGCCGATCCATGCTGGCGCGGAAGCCGATCGCTCCTTTTTTGTCAGCAGAAATCCGCATGACGATCAGTTGTTGCGGAATGGACGCGAAGACCTCGCGCACATAATGCACGCCGCCCATGGTGTACGTTACGCGTGCCACGCCTGTCTGAAGATCGAGCTCACGGCGATAGTCTGTGACAGTCTGCGGATTCATTGCGCGCAGATAAAGATCGCCCAGCGTGCTGTACCCCGGCATCTTGATCGGAATACCAAGCATGCCTTCCTGCGCAAGTTTTTCCGCGGCTGCAATCTTTGCGCCGTCCGTGCCTTTGGACTCAAGCAGCAGTCGGCGCGCTTCAAGAAACGATTCGCGCCCCTTGGGATTCAGCCGATCAGTACGGCTTCCCTGCCACACACTGGTTTCGTTCAATTGCAGATGCTCATCGGCGGCCGAGGTCTGGCTGCCATCCATCAGTGCAGCATTTTCCTTCGCATCCTGCAGATCGCCATTGTTCGCGCCGGTATTTGCACCACCGAACACCATCGCGCCAAGCCTGCCGTTGCCAATGGGCAACGCATGGTCCCAGATGGGAGCGGGCTGGCGATACCACAACACGCTCTCTCCCGGTGTAACAGAGTGTGTCTGTGCGGGGAGGCACAAGCCCCCCATCAGCAGGCATGAAAGCACAAGGATGCGGCGCATAACGTTCCTCTGGGTGCGGGCTATTCTTTCGCGGGCGGGGCCGTCGACTCACGCAAGACAATGTTTGCCGATAGCGTCGGTTCGTTCACATGCTCTTCGCCGTCAATGTAGCGGAACAACATATCCAGAACGCTGTGGGCCAGCTCGTTGCGAGGCGTTGCCACCGTCGTCAACGGAGGATGCAGGAAGCGACATAGGTAGGTGTCATCGAATCCCACCACAGAAACATCATTGGGGATCGTCAAGCCTGCTGCCTGTAACGCGCGGAATGCACCCAGAGCCACCAGATCGTTGATGGCAACTACCGCCGTAAATTGGTAATGCTTCAACGCGCGCTCCACGGCACTGAGCCCCGCTGCGGCTGGCTCGCCCGGCTCGTCGATGATATGCACGTCCATATCTGCGGCGTTGTACTGATGCAGAGCTTCTTCAAAACCGATCTGGCGCTCCATGTGCGAAAACATGGGCGGTGCCGTGGAATCGCGCTGCGAATTCTTGATCAACAGAATGCGCCGGTGGCCAAGCTCCAACAGATGCTTCACCGCCACATACATGCCGTGGCGCTTGTCTACGCGCACCGTGCCGATGGTTGGCGCAGAATGATTGTTGTCCAGGTAGACCGCAGGCGTACCGCTTGCTTTGAGTTGGAAGAATGCTTCTGGATCATTCTCGGAGGTCATCATCGCAATGCCAGCCACGCGGAGCGACATCATCTGACGGACCGCTTCACCCTGCTGCTCCAGGTTGAAGTTCGTAGAAGTCAGAAACGTCTCGTAGCCATGCTTGCGCGCCTGCATATCCAAAGCGCGGGCAATCTCCGCAAAGAACGGGTTCAGCAAATCGGACACGATAATGCCGATCAGCTTCGTACGGCGGCGCGCCAGATTGCTGGCGAACATATTCGGCGTGTAGCCAAGCTGTGCAATCACGTCCAGTACGCGCTGCCGCGTCTCTGGACGGATATTGTCCTTTTCGTTCAACACGCCGGAAACGGTGCTGAGCGATACCTGCGCCAGCCGTGCAACGTCCTGAATTTTGATTCGGCCGGAGCGGCTCTTCTTGCGTGCATCCGGTTTTCGGGTAACGGACAATTTAAATCTCCTGAGAAGGCAAAGCAGGTGACACGGTAAAACCGAGAATTGCGTTGTAAAACTTATACATTCTTCAGCCCTGAAAGGGGCTGCGGACTCGCATAAAAGTAACGCTTACCGGCCTCTGCATCACTGCGCCTTCCCTTCTTCCAGTGCGCGTGCTTTCTCGGCCCACGCATCGTAGAGCAACACATTCTTCTGATGCTCCCATTCGTCGTCTGGCAGCACCATCAGATCCTTGCGAGGAATCGCCGGAAAGCCCTGCCCCACGGCATCCAGCCCGCCCTCGCGATCTTCGCGGAAGTATGCAGGCGAAATATCGACGTTATTCGCACGAATCCATGTGGAGATATGGGTTGTACCAGCCGCACGAATCGCTCCTTCATCCCATAGGGCAAAGTGAAGTTGCTGATTCAGCCACAGCATTCCGTCCAGGTTTACCCAGCTTGTACGGTGGCTAATGCCTGGATACATGATGTTCGTGAATATGTTGCGATCATTGCCGTTCAGCGCGATTGCCCGCGCACGCACCGCATCGAACCACGGTTGCGGATGATCTGCCATCTTCATCACGGTATCGCTGTTGCCGTTCATCACATATAACGGTCCACGAGCCGCGTTCAGCGCATACAGGATGGCTCCGCGATCTCCGAGTACGCCCAGCGCCAGGTACGGCGGTGTCTGGCAGGGCAGCTTGTTGCTGTCGTAATACTCGTGGGGGCCGTCATAGATCCCGCCACCGCTCAGCACAATCGCATGGATACGGGGATCGATGGCGCCGGTAATGCCAGCGATCAAGGAACCCATGGAGTATCCCACCATGCCGATACGCTGCGAATCAACTTCCGGAAGCGAACGCAGATAGCTGACTCCCTGCATTGCATCCACCTGCATCAATCCCGCAAGTCGCTGGCCCCAATGCGGCA is a window encoding:
- a CDS encoding acetate/propionate family kinase, which translates into the protein MNASHNAILTLNSGSSSLKFGVFSNSGSDEELLLSGSAQGIGRSDGTLHIQSADGTTLLQREAIHESQPEALQAIAASLQDYLHEDTIAVGHRIVHGGPHLREHQRITPQLLQTLDAAIHLAPLHIPSALQLVRQSQEIFSSAIHIACFDTAFHRTMPPVAAHLPLPSHYFEEGVMRYGFHGLSYESIVHHLGSGLPERTVMAHLGNGSSVTAVFRGQSIDTSMGLTPTGGVVMGTRTGDLDPGVLLYLMRKEALDADALESLVNRRSGLAGYSNGESDMRALLQRRAAGDTGAALAIDAFCTSVRKTIGAYAALMRGIDLLIFTGGIGEHSDDVRNTICDGLSFLGLTPDRIAIVPAQEELQMARHCRTILQ
- a CDS encoding alpha/beta hydrolase family protein — its product is MRISSCLSAAVLITVSVFTSLHGQVAAGGGGVPRPDQFFSVQAPYNNGIFVAPGKDLSPSQIKKRDAAWRAEIRKQLFVPDKLPALQAKVWSTFSPTPGVLADRVTYATANGMRVPAIVYRPDPKTTHWKGKLPGVVVVNGHGNDKFGWYAFYSGILFAKAGAVAVTYDQIGEGERNAHKASRQSPAEHDRVVDLPHWGQRLAGLMQVDAMQGVSYLRSLPEVDSQRIGMVGYSMGSLIAGITGAIDPRIHAIVLSGGGIYDGPHEYYDSNKLPCQTPPYLALGVLGDRGAILYALNAARGPLYVMNGNSDTVMKMADHPQPWFDAVRARAIALNGNDRNIFTNIMYPGISHRTSWVNLDGMLWLNQQLHFALWDEGAIRAAGTTHISTWIRANNVDISPAYFREDREGGLDAVGQGFPAIPRKDLMVLPDDEWEHQKNVLLYDAWAEKARALEEGKAQ
- a CDS encoding phosphoketolase produces the protein MSGTTPSSTPLEQDELKKIHAYWLACNYLSAGMIYLRDNPLLREPLKPAHIKNRLLGHWGSAPGQSFVWVHLNRLIRKYDLDVMFVSGPGHGAPSTLANSYLEGHYSEIYPDRTLDDAGMKLFFQKFSFPGGIGSHCTPETPGSIHEGGELGYSLSHAYGAAFDNPELIVTCVVGDGEAETGPLATSWHSNKFLNPIRDGAVLPILHLNGYKIANPTILARIPHEELEWLFLGLGYKPYFVEGSDPETMHQEMAATLEKSVLEIRAIQDAARAAGTFERPRWPMIVLRSPKGWTGPKEVNGHKVEDFWRAHQVPILDPVTNPKSLTQVEDWLRSYKPEALFDETGRLRADLRATTPEGDRRISANRHANGGLIRQPLNLPNFCNYAVEVKKPAAEYISPTATLAKFLRDVMKQNMKTFRVFGPDETASNKLDGIYAASEKTWVAEYKPEDADGTEIALDGRVMEMLSEHTLEGWFEGYVLTGRHGFFSTYEAFVHVIDSMFNQHAKWLEKSKKELSWRAPIPSINLLITSLVWRQDHNGFTHQDPGFLDIVTNKSADVVRIYLPPDANCLLSVANHCLKSVDYFNVIVADKQPHLTYLTMDDAVKHCTKGIGIWDWASTDNGQEPDVVLACAGDVPTMEALAAAAILKEKLPDLKLRFVNVVDLFRLTPHTEHPHGLTDRDFDSLFTHSKPVIFAFHSYASLIHKLAYRRTNHENIHVRGYKEKGNINTPLELAIINQIDRFNLAIDVIDRVPRFRDTAAHLKDWLKNEIIEHKNYAYAEGIDREEIRNWTWPG
- a CDS encoding LacI family DNA-binding transcriptional regulator, which gives rise to MSVTRKPDARKKSRSGRIKIQDVARLAQVSLSTVSGVLNEKDNIRPETRQRVLDVIAQLGYTPNMFASNLARRRTKLIGIIVSDLLNPFFAEIARALDMQARKHGYETFLTSTNFNLEQQGEAVRQMMSLRVAGIAMMTSENDPEAFFQLKASGTPAVYLDNNHSAPTIGTVRVDKRHGMYVAVKHLLELGHRRILLIKNSQRDSTAPPMFSHMERQIGFEEALHQYNAADMDVHIIDEPGEPAAAGLSAVERALKHYQFTAVVAINDLVALGAFRALQAAGLTIPNDVSVVGFDDTYLCRFLHPPLTTVATPRNELAHSVLDMLFRYIDGEEHVNEPTLSANIVLRESTAPPAKE
- a CDS encoding glycoside hydrolase N-terminal domain-containing protein — its product is MRRILVLSCLLMGGLCLPAQTHSVTPGESVLWYRQPAPIWDHALPIGNGRLGAMVFGGANTGANNGDLQDAKENAALMDGSQTSAADEHLQLNETSVWQGSRTDRLNPKGRESFLEARRLLLESKGTDGAKIAAAEKLAQEGMLGIPIKMPGYSTLGDLYLRAMNPQTVTDYRRELDLQTGVARVTYTMGGVHYVREVFASIPQQLIVMRISADKKGAIGFRASMDRPADFDVRTQGNDTLVLREGTKHDGQIHFAGEAKFITVGGSAKADGKQIVVSGANAVTVLIAAATDFKGGPFAGGDPEEQCQQAFRKANGLTFLGMFGAQQAVYQPVYRRMSLQLGSGDPTTSSLPTDERVKRVSAGADDLGLQQLYFQFGRYLLISSSRPDGLPANLQGLWAAGVNNPWGSKYTINVNTEMNYWLAEPAGLSDTTLPLINLIDMVRTPSSGTGMQVAQKYYGARGFVIHHNTDLWGDAEPIDGYQYGIWPMGGAWLALHAWEHYAFTLDNTFLKQRAWPILHDASQFYLDYLTDDGSGHLVTGPSLSPENKYKLPDGKSHSLTMGPTMDMEIVRELFTRTLDSGRLLHEDPAFLKQVEDARAKLLPFQVGKLGQLQEWPLDYTEDAPGHRHISHLWALFPGTQISLAHTPELAKAARITLERRLANGGGQTGWSRAWVVNYWDHLHEGEKAYESLQVLFRQSTFPNLMDTHPPGVFQIDGNLGAANGMLEAILQSRWGEDGVELELLPALPRQWSSGAVTGLRVRGGASVNMRWSNGRITAMSIHADGDTNLHLLLPTGTAVADVISQGRKIAVTAGVLPVKKNQTYEIKIQ